A window of the Streptococcus sp. 116-D4 genome harbors these coding sequences:
- a CDS encoding DUF6574 domain-containing protein encodes MKQEWFESNDFVKTTSKNKPEEQAQEVADKAEETIADLDTPIEKNTQVEEDVSQAEVELESQQEEKEEKIEAPEDSEARTEIEEKKALDSTEEEQDLSGETEKVTIAEESQEALPQQKTTTKELLLISKSLESPYIPDQAPKSTDRWKEQVLDFWSWLVEAIKSPTSKLETSSKHSYTAFILLILFSSSSFFFSIYHIKQAYYGHIATMHNHFPEQFASLNLFSIISILVATTLFLFSFLLGSFVVRRFIHQETDWTLEKVLQQYSQLLAIPIFLTAIASFFAFFDSLRFTALLCVISIGIILLASLHIITRPSQASETDSFYQLFLSVLVNGVIILLFFVAEVALIGDYLRILAFL; translated from the coding sequence ATGAAACAAGAATGGTTTGAAAGTAATGATTTTGTAAAAACAACAAGCAAGAACAAGCCTGAAGAGCAAGCTCAAGAGGTTGCAGACAAGGCTGAAGAAACGATAGCCGATCTCGATACACCAATTGAAAAAAATACTCAAGTAGAGGAGGACGTCTCTCAAGCTGAAGTCGAACTGGAAAGCCAGCAAGAGGAGAAAGAGGAGAAAATTGAAGCTCCTGAAGACAGTGAAGCGAGAACAGAAATAGAAGAAAAGAAAGCATTAGATTCTACTGAAGAAGAGCAAGATCTTTCTGGGGAAACAGAAAAAGTCACTATAGCTGAAGAAAGCCAAGAAGCTCTTCCTCAGCAAAAAACAACCACGAAAGAGCTCCTTCTTATCAGCAAATCCTTAGAAAGTCCTTATATACCCGACCAAGCTCCAAAATCTACGGACAGATGGAAAGAGCAAGTGCTTGATTTTTGGTCTTGGCTAGTGGAAGCGATCAAATCTCCTACAAGCAAGCTTGAAACAAGTAGCAAACATAGTTACACGGCCTTTATCTTGCTCATTCTATTTTCTTCATCCTCCTTTTTCTTTAGTATCTACCACATCAAACAAGCCTACTATGGGCATATAGCGACTATGCATAATCACTTCCCTGAACAATTTGCTTCATTAAATCTCTTTTCGATTATCTCTATCCTAGTAGCAACAACACTCTTCCTCTTTTCATTCCTACTTGGTAGCTTTGTTGTGAGACGATTTATCCACCAAGAAACTGACTGGACGCTAGAAAAGGTTCTCCAACAATATAGTCAACTCTTGGCAATTCCAATCTTCCTCACTGCTATTGCTAGTTTCTTTGCCTTCTTTGACAGCCTACGATTTACAGCCCTCTTGTGTGTGATAAGCATTGGAATCATTCTACTTGCTAGCCTCCATATCATTACAAGACCTAGTCAAGCAAGTGAAACCGACTCCTTCTATCAATTATTCTTATCTGTCCTTGTGAACGGAGTTATTATCCTCCTCTTCTTTGTAGCCGAAGTCGCACTGATTGGAGATTATCTTCGTATCTTGGCCTTTCTTTAA
- a CDS encoding DUF4299 family protein, whose product MTKTFFIPNKQSILGEQEILTAKSILALLDGLESHSYDAVYLRQPLNRLEYIECAIVGQSQFLFKVSYADDQKAYRVDLPDLLTKTDWEIIKSFLDALLAYTGTEIEGLDGFDFKAYFRASIQAHLADTAARFTICQGIFNPVFFSHEDLKSFLGEDGLVQFEARVRAVQETDAYFARVSFYQDGEDKVHGVYHLAQGVKTVLPREPFVPAAYMEQLLDKEVQWEIDLVQITGDGSKPEDYEAIARLDYAKFLESLPSASYHQLDANQLEVQPILDKDFKSLAQEK is encoded by the coding sequence ATGACGAAAACATTTTTTATTCCAAATAAACAGAGCATTTTAGGAGAACAGGAAATTTTGACTGCCAAGTCTATCTTGGCCTTGCTAGATGGTTTGGAGTCGCATAGTTATGATGCAGTCTATCTCCGTCAGCCTCTTAATCGTCTTGAGTATATCGAGTGTGCGATAGTGGGGCAATCACAATTTCTTTTTAAAGTCAGTTATGCTGATGATCAAAAGGCATATCGTGTCGATCTTCCTGATCTACTAACGAAGACAGACTGGGAAATCATCAAGTCATTTTTAGATGCCCTACTTGCTTATACAGGAACTGAGATTGAGGGACTAGATGGTTTTGATTTTAAAGCTTATTTCCGAGCAAGTATTCAAGCCCATCTAGCAGACACTGCAGCCCGTTTTACGATTTGCCAAGGAATTTTTAATCCTGTTTTCTTTAGTCATGAGGATTTGAAAAGCTTTTTAGGGGAAGATGGTTTGGTACAGTTTGAAGCGCGTGTACGTGCGGTTCAAGAGACAGACGCCTACTTTGCAAGAGTTTCCTTCTATCAGGATGGAGAAGACAAAGTGCACGGTGTTTACCATCTGGCTCAAGGAGTCAAGACTGTTTTACCGAGAGAACCATTTGTTCCTGCAGCCTATATGGAGCAATTGCTGGATAAGGAAGTCCAGTGGGAGATTGACTTGGTTCAAATCACAGGAGACGGCTCTAAACCAGAAGACTATGAAGCCATTGCCCGCTTGGACTATGCAAAATTCCTAGAGTCACTACCATCAGCATCTTACCACCAACTAGACGCCAATCAATTAGAAGTACAACCTATCTTAGACAAAGATTTTAAATCATTAGCACAAGAAAAGTAA
- the trhO gene encoding oxygen-dependent tRNA uridine(34) hydroxylase TrhO: MAKDIRVLLYYLYTPIENAEQFAADHLAFCKSIGLKGRILVADEGINGTVSGDYETTQKYMDYVHSLPGMEDLWFKIDEESEQAFKKMFVRYKKEIVHLGLEDNDFDNDINPLETTGAYLSPKEFKEALLDEDTVVLDTRNDYEYDLGHFRGAIRPDIRNFRELPQWVRDNKEKFMDKRVVVYCTGGVRCEKFSGWMVREGYKDVGQLHGGIATYGKDPEVQGELWDGKMYVFDERIAVDVNHVNPTIVGKDWFDGTPCERYVNCGNPFCNRRILSSEENEDKYLRGCSHECRVHPRNRYVSENELTQAEVIERLAAIGESLDQAATV, translated from the coding sequence ATGGCAAAAGATATTCGTGTCTTACTTTACTACCTTTATACTCCAATTGAAAATGCAGAGCAATTTGCTGCAGACCACTTGGCTTTTTGTAAATCAATCGGCCTTAAAGGCCGTATCCTAGTCGCTGACGAGGGAATTAACGGAACCGTTTCAGGTGACTACGAAACAACTCAAAAATACATGGACTACGTTCACAGCCTCCCAGGCATGGAAGACCTCTGGTTCAAGATTGACGAAGAAAGTGAACAAGCCTTCAAGAAGATGTTTGTTCGCTACAAGAAAGAAATTGTCCACCTTGGTTTGGAAGACAACGACTTTGATAACGACATCAACCCACTTGAAACAACAGGTGCTTACTTGTCTCCAAAAGAGTTCAAAGAAGCCCTTCTTGACGAAGATACCGTTGTCCTTGACACACGTAACGATTATGAGTACGACCTCGGACACTTCCGTGGGGCTATCCGCCCAGATATCCGCAACTTCCGTGAGTTGCCACAATGGGTTCGTGACAACAAAGAAAAATTCATGGACAAGCGTGTCGTAGTTTACTGTACAGGTGGTGTTCGCTGTGAGAAATTCTCAGGCTGGATGGTCCGTGAAGGCTACAAAGATGTTGGTCAATTGCACGGAGGAATCGCAACTTACGGTAAAGACCCAGAAGTTCAAGGTGAACTTTGGGATGGGAAAATGTACGTATTTGACGAGCGTATCGCCGTAGATGTCAACCATGTCAATCCAACTATCGTAGGGAAAGACTGGTTTGATGGAACACCATGTGAACGTTATGTCAACTGTGGAAATCCATTCTGTAACCGTCGTATCTTGTCATCAGAAGAAAATGAAGACAAGTACCTTCGTGGATGCTCACACGAGTGCCGTGTTCACCCACGTAACCGCTATGTTTCAGAAAATGAATTGACACAAGCTGAAGTGATCGAGCGCCTAGCCGCTATCGGTGAAAGCTTGGATCAAGCAGCTACTGTATAA